A segment of the Bacteroides intestinalis DSM 17393 genome:
ACTCAGGTTTTGGTCTGGGCTTTGAGCGTTTGCTTCTGTTCGTGACGGGTATGGCGAATATTCGTGATGTGATACCTTTCCCGCGTACACCGCGTAATGCAGAGTTTTAACTCATAAATAAACAGATGAAGTAGCCCGCACAATCTTGGTTGTGCGGGCTCTTTTTTTATAGATAAATTGTTATAATATCAAAATAAATACTTATATTTGTGACAGTCAGATGCCAATACGTTAACCCAATATATACGAACATGAAGAAGAAGTATTTCATTACCATGTTGGCAGCGGTGCTGCTGGCGGTAACAGGAGCGATGGCACAAAAAAAGGCGAGTTTCAAACCTGCAGATTTGAAAGGTATCTGGCAGTTGTGTCACTATGTATCTGAAATTCCGGATGTTCCCGGTGCTTTGAAGCCCAGTAACACGTTTAAGGTGTTGAGTGACGACGGGCGTATCGTCAATTTCACTCTTATTCCCGGCAAAGATGCTATAATCACCGGATATGGTACCTATACCCAGCTGACGGATAATAGCTATCGGGAAAGTATTGAAAAAAACATTCACCTGCCCATGCTGGATAATAAAGATAATGTTCTGGAGTTTGAGATGGGAGAGGGTGGACTTATGCATCTGAAGTATTTTATTTCTAAAGATTTGAACGGCAACGAACTGAACTGCTGGTATCATGAAACTTGGAAACGGGTAATGATGCCACCTGCATTCCCTGAAGACATTGTCCGTTAAAGCGGGTTATCCTAATATGATAAGCAGTGTTGTGATGCATAACAAGTAATCTAATGCATCGTAACACTGCTTGTTTTGTGTCCTAACATTGCTTGTGATTGATAGTTAGCTTCTTTAAAAAAAAGAAGAAAACGTTTGCCAGTTTTGGGAAAATCCGTACCTTTGCAAGCCGATTATTATCTAATAAGGATAAGCAATTAATTCAGAGCGAGTTAATCTACCTTTGTCCGGGGTAGCTAATCCGTAATGAAGATTTTTTTAGTAGTAACATTTAAAAAACAAATCAAGAGTGGATACTTTAAGTTACAAGACCATTTCTGCAAACAAAGCTACGGTAACCAAAGAATGGGTTATTGTTGACGCTACAGACCAAGTATTGGGTCGTCTGGGCGCAAAAGTTGCGAAACTGTTGAGAGGAAAGTATAAACCAAACTTTACTCCTCACGTAGATTGCGGTGATAATGTAATCATTATCAATGCCGACAAAGTTAAAATGACAGGTAATAAGTGGACTGACAAAGTGTATTTGTCATACACAGGTTATCCCGGTGGTCAGAGAGAAATGACTCCTGCTCGTCTGCAGGCTAAACCGAATGGTGATGACAGACTGTTGAGAAAAGTAGTAAAGGGTATGTTGCCTAAGAATAAATTGGGCGCTAAATTGCTGAGCAATATGTACGTATATGCCGGTAGCGAGCACAAACATGACGCTCAGAACCCGAAATCAATTGATATAAACTTACTTA
Coding sequences within it:
- the rplM gene encoding 50S ribosomal protein L13, producing the protein MDTLSYKTISANKATVTKEWVIVDATDQVLGRLGAKVAKLLRGKYKPNFTPHVDCGDNVIIINADKVKMTGNKWTDKVYLSYTGYPGGQREMTPARLQAKPNGDDRLLRKVVKGMLPKNKLGAKLLSNMYVYAGSEHKHDAQNPKSIDINLLK
- a CDS encoding DUF4488 domain-containing protein, which gives rise to MKKKYFITMLAAVLLAVTGAMAQKKASFKPADLKGIWQLCHYVSEIPDVPGALKPSNTFKVLSDDGRIVNFTLIPGKDAIITGYGTYTQLTDNSYRESIEKNIHLPMLDNKDNVLEFEMGEGGLMHLKYFISKDLNGNELNCWYHETWKRVMMPPAFPEDIVR